The following nucleotide sequence is from Chloracidobacterium validum.
GGCATCGAAGGAATCGGCTGGCGCTCGTTGTGGCCATCCACGACAAACAGCGGGGCCACCAAGTGTGCCGGGGTCAATGAGGTTTCTCTGACCATTCGGCGAATGGCCTCGGTACGGCGGTTCCGGCGGGGACGTTCAGGGATCACAAGCATGGGGAAGGCTCCGTGAAAAGGAAAATCAGACTTCCCTTCCACCATACGTTCCGACGGTCGGTAGCGCCAAATCGGTTATAGATCGCGCTGCTCGAACCACCAGATCGCCAACGCCAGATTGGCCACGATGCAGCCCACCGTCCACGCGATCATCAGCGGCGATGGGGGTGACGATGAAGAAAACGGCGCCATCCCGATTTGACTTAGGAGGATCGGCTGCATCAGCGCCGCCGCAGATTGCCACATCGCTTCGGTCGGCACCAGCAAACTCGAAGCAATGCCCAGGTTGCGCGCCGTCGGGTTGCCCAGCGTAGCTCCAATCCGCTCCATCCAGCCGCCAATGAAGGCAATGCCATACAACCCTAAGACCACGACTCCATTGGCAAGCGTCGGAAGGCGGGTGCCCCCGGCAATCGTCATGGTCAGTATGGCTACGCCGCCTAGCCACATCAGCAGCAGGGCGGCTGCGGCAGAAGGTGGGGTGTAGCCGGCCGTTAGCCACGTCACCAGCAAGACGCCACCCGCCATGAAGCCCAGATAGAGCGTGAGCAGAAACAAAAAGCCAACCCACTTGCCCAACACAATCGTGGCGCGGCGCAGTGGTTTGGTCAGAAGGGTATGCACCACCCCGGAAGCAATGTCGCCGGACAGCGTATCCACCGGCAGCGCCACCGCGGTCACGACGACGAGAAGGTTGACGACGTACAGTCCGGCCAACGTCAGCGTGTTGCATTGTGCGCGCTGAATCACCGGCGTGACGGCGCCCAATGGGCTGATGCTGGCCCCAAAGCCCCAGGCAAACAGCGCCAGAAAAAGCAGTCCCAACCCGAAGGCCAGCAACAGCACCTTGCGCTTGCGGGCCTCGTGAAACGTCAGAATCGCCAGGGCGATCACACTGCGTAAGTCAGCCTGCATCCGGCCCTCCTGCCTCCGCTCCTCCGCACTCGCCACGACCAGCCGCCGCGAGCCAGTCACCGACAAGGCGCTCGATTTCATCCGGTCGCT
It contains:
- a CDS encoding ABC transporter permease, whose amino-acid sequence is MQADLRSVIALAILTFHEARKRKVLLLAFGLGLLFLALFAWGFGASISPLGAVTPVIQRAQCNTLTLAGLYVVNLLVVVTAVALPVDTLSGDIASGVVHTLLTKPLRRATIVLGKWVGFLFLLTLYLGFMAGGVLLVTWLTAGYTPPSAAAALLLMWLGGVAILTMTIAGGTRLPTLANGVVVLGLYGIAFIGGWMERIGATLGNPTARNLGIASSLLVPTEAMWQSAAALMQPILLSQIGMAPFSSSSPPSPLMIAWTVGCIVANLALAIWWFEQRDL